The Rhodoligotrophos appendicifer genome includes a region encoding these proteins:
- a CDS encoding LysR family transcriptional regulator: MAHQSLTELDSVIAIARRGSFRAAAIDLGISTTALSNAIGKLERQLGVRLFNRTTRSVSLTDAGRHFVGKVGPALQDIHEAMEAARSQQATPSGVLRINGFATAAREILSPLILEFLRRYPQVHVDLVTEGRLVDIVADGFDLGIRTADLVPSDMIAVHLGRRRRYAVVASPSYFQKHPHPRVPPDLSAHACMRVRLPNGALFRWQFEKEGQSVQIDVEGPITLDEASLARIAVLEGVGIGFFMESDIREDIAGGRLVRVLEDWTPPLAPLSLYYPSRRNPSAALKAFISLARDFATSRVAAQPG; this comes from the coding sequence ATGGCCCATCAGAGTCTCACTGAACTTGATTCCGTGATCGCCATCGCGCGGAGAGGGTCGTTCCGGGCGGCGGCGATCGACCTTGGCATCTCGACGACGGCGCTGAGCAACGCCATTGGCAAGCTTGAGCGCCAGCTCGGCGTGCGTCTGTTCAACAGAACGACCCGCAGCGTCTCGCTGACGGATGCAGGGCGGCATTTCGTCGGCAAGGTCGGTCCGGCTTTGCAGGACATTCACGAAGCGATGGAGGCTGCCCGATCGCAGCAGGCGACCCCATCGGGCGTGCTCCGCATCAATGGGTTCGCCACTGCGGCGCGCGAAATTCTCTCTCCGCTCATCCTCGAGTTCCTGCGGCGGTATCCGCAGGTCCATGTTGATCTTGTCACCGAGGGCCGGCTCGTCGATATCGTGGCCGACGGCTTCGATCTTGGCATTCGCACCGCTGACCTCGTCCCCAGCGACATGATCGCTGTCCATCTGGGACGCCGGCGACGCTACGCCGTCGTTGCATCACCGTCTTATTTTCAGAAACACCCTCATCCGCGTGTCCCACCAGACCTCTCGGCCCATGCCTGCATGCGCGTCAGGCTCCCGAACGGCGCCTTGTTTCGCTGGCAGTTCGAAAAGGAGGGACAATCCGTCCAGATCGATGTCGAAGGTCCGATCACGCTTGATGAGGCCAGCCTTGCCCGCATCGCTGTCCTGGAAGGCGTCGGCATCGGCTTCTTCATGGAATCTGACATTCGCGAAGACATTGCCGGAGGACGCCTTGTTCGCGTTCTGGAAGATTGGACACCTCCACTCGCGCCCTTGTCCCTTTATTATCCGAGCCGAAGAAATCCGTCTGCTGCGCTGAAAGCCTTCATCAGCCTCGCGCGTGACTTTGCCACGTCCAGAGTCGCGGCGCAGCCTGGCTGA
- a CDS encoding alpha/beta hydrolase has product MMRRLVGALILSAAAFAAMSLAPQAQTSDPTAHEPLVKNVVLVHGAFADGSGWRKVYEDLIARGYRVTIVQNPLTSLADDLAATRRVLDRQDGPVILVGHSWGGTIITEAGVHAKVRGLVYVSALSPDAGETTAQQYEGYVTPPEFVIEAGADGFGFVKPDQFAAGFAADATPADADFLKASQVPINMASFNVKLQNAAWRTKPSWAVIATQDKAFDQKMLQDMAKRIGAKVTTIPASHAVYFTQPGAVADVIDEAARHSVAVAP; this is encoded by the coding sequence ATGATGCGCAGATTGGTCGGAGCCCTCATCCTTTCGGCTGCAGCTTTCGCCGCCATGTCGCTGGCCCCTCAAGCTCAAACGAGCGACCCCACGGCACACGAGCCGCTCGTCAAGAATGTTGTTCTGGTTCACGGCGCCTTCGCCGACGGGTCGGGATGGCGCAAAGTCTATGAGGATCTCATCGCACGCGGGTATCGCGTGACGATCGTCCAGAACCCGCTCACCTCGCTTGCAGACGACCTCGCTGCCACCCGGCGAGTGCTCGACAGGCAAGACGGCCCCGTCATCCTTGTGGGTCACAGTTGGGGGGGCACGATCATTACCGAGGCGGGGGTGCATGCCAAAGTGCGGGGCCTGGTCTATGTCTCGGCCCTGTCTCCCGATGCAGGAGAGACCACAGCTCAGCAATATGAAGGCTATGTCACGCCCCCCGAATTCGTCATCGAAGCTGGAGCAGACGGTTTTGGTTTCGTGAAACCCGACCAGTTCGCCGCCGGTTTTGCGGCTGACGCAACGCCAGCCGATGCTGATTTTCTCAAGGCATCGCAGGTGCCGATCAACATGGCGAGCTTCAACGTCAAACTGCAGAACGCTGCGTGGCGCACCAAGCCGAGCTGGGCGGTGATCGCTACGCAGGACAAAGCCTTTGACCAGAAGATGCTCCAGGACATGGCCAAGCGCATCGGCGCGAAGGTGACCACCATCCCTGCTAGTCATGCCGTCTACTTCACCCAGCCGGGAGCCGTGGCCGATGTCATCGACGAGGCCGCCCGACACTCAGTCGCCGTTGCGCCTTAA
- a CDS encoding SDR family oxidoreductase, which produces MTPFVTLHGKRALITSGTRGAGAATVSLFQDLGARVLTTARTQPLNFPDSQFIAADLTTAEGCGALAAAVRDRMGGVDIIVHMLGGSSAPAGGFAALSDEVWATELDLNLMPAVRLDRALVPDMVTRGEGMVIHVTSIQRELPLPDATTAYAAAKAALSTYSKSLSKEVSPKGVRVVRVSPGWIETEASIKLATRLAAEHGGDVEHGKKMIMDSLGGIPIGRPSRPDEVASLIAFLASDRASTITGTEYVIDGGTVPTV; this is translated from the coding sequence ATGACACCCTTTGTCACGTTACACGGAAAGAGGGCGCTGATTACCTCAGGTACCCGAGGCGCGGGCGCCGCTACCGTCAGCCTCTTCCAGGACCTGGGGGCACGGGTCCTGACGACCGCCCGAACCCAGCCACTCAATTTTCCCGACTCGCAGTTCATTGCCGCCGATCTCACTACTGCCGAGGGCTGTGGGGCCCTCGCGGCGGCGGTTCGAGACCGCATGGGCGGAGTGGATATCATCGTGCACATGCTGGGCGGCTCGTCTGCGCCGGCCGGCGGGTTTGCGGCACTGTCTGACGAGGTCTGGGCCACCGAGCTCGATCTTAATCTCATGCCTGCAGTCCGGCTCGATCGAGCCCTGGTTCCGGACATGGTGACCCGAGGGGAGGGGATGGTCATCCATGTGACCTCCATCCAACGCGAGTTGCCCCTGCCCGACGCGACGACCGCCTATGCTGCAGCAAAAGCCGCATTGTCCACATACAGCAAAAGCCTCTCGAAAGAGGTTTCTCCCAAAGGCGTGCGGGTGGTGCGTGTCTCGCCCGGCTGGATCGAGACCGAAGCCTCCATCAAACTGGCCACAAGGCTGGCCGCGGAGCATGGCGGCGACGTCGAACACGGCAAGAAGATGATCATGGATTCGCTTGGCGGAATCCCGATCGGTAGACCTTCAAGGCCGGACGAAGTCGCCAGCCTGATCGCCTTCCTGGCGTCTGATCGCGCCAGCACCATCACGGGGACCGAATATGTCATCGATGGCGGCACCGTCCCCACCGTGTGA
- a CDS encoding nuclear transport factor 2 family protein, with amino-acid sequence MAIKLPKAVAAYFEADGSRDAESVSQCFIDAAVVKDDGTTYSGREAIRSWKAATSTQYSYTVEPFSITSEGRHVVVTSHLVGDFPGSPIDLRYVFALEGEKIAELTIIP; translated from the coding sequence TTGGCTATCAAGCTCCCCAAGGCCGTCGCCGCTTATTTTGAAGCGGACGGTTCAAGAGATGCGGAAAGCGTCTCGCAGTGCTTCATCGATGCAGCCGTGGTGAAGGATGACGGAACGACCTATTCGGGTCGGGAAGCCATCCGAAGCTGGAAGGCTGCGACCTCAACCCAGTACAGTTACACGGTCGAGCCTTTCTCCATCACCTCCGAGGGCCGACACGTGGTCGTCACCAGCCATCTTGTGGGGGACTTCCCCGGCAGCCCGATCGACTTGCGCTATGTCTTCGCCCTGGAGGGCGAAAAGATCGCCGAGCTCACAATCATCCCCTGA
- a CDS encoding MarR family winged helix-turn-helix transcriptional regulator: protein MPDADVAPVPLEDQLCFAIYSAGIAIQRAYRPLLDALGLTYPQYLVLNVLWREDEQTVGGVAQQLALESSTLTPLLKRLEGAGLIRRTRNPTNERQVILSLTKEGKALRFRAGCLGDALLQVSGETPAALAKLNREIAQLRDSIYDHIGGWTSPEAR, encoded by the coding sequence ATGCCGGATGCCGACGTGGCCCCAGTGCCTCTGGAGGATCAGCTTTGCTTTGCGATCTACTCGGCCGGAATCGCGATCCAGCGAGCCTACAGGCCATTGCTGGACGCGCTTGGCCTGACCTATCCGCAATATCTCGTGCTCAACGTTCTGTGGCGGGAAGATGAGCAGACGGTCGGCGGCGTCGCGCAGCAGCTTGCCCTCGAGTCCAGCACCCTCACGCCGCTTTTGAAGCGCCTTGAGGGGGCGGGGCTGATCCGCCGCACGCGCAACCCGACGAATGAGAGGCAGGTCATCCTTTCCCTGACGAAGGAGGGAAAGGCTCTCCGCTTCCGCGCCGGATGCCTCGGTGACGCTCTGCTCCAGGTGTCAGGGGAAACCCCTGCCGCTCTTGCCAAACTTAACCGTGAGATCGCCCAGCTGCGCGATTCCATCTATGATCATATCGGCGGCTGGACGTCGCCCGAAGCGCGCTAG